In the Kitasatospora terrestris genome, one interval contains:
- the murD gene encoding UDP-N-acetylmuramoyl-L-alanine--D-glutamate ligase, protein MTENPDWTGLPVVVAGLGLSGVSAARVLRDLGAEVTVVDGGDGPGLRAKAAELEAVGVRVRLGDGETLPEGTRLVVTSPGWAPESPLFTEASLADVPIWGDVELAWRLRRPLAATGEPAPWLAVTGTNGKTTTVRMLASILTAAGKRTAAVGNVGVSVLDAVLAEEPYDVLAVELSSYQLHWAPSLRPHSGAVLNLAPDHLDWHGSMEAYAADKGRIFQGNQVACVYNLADPMTEELVRGADVEEGCRAIGFGLGAPSVSNLGVVDGILVDRAFVADRAKNAAEIGAVADVDPPAPHNIANALAAAALARAYGVDAKAVRDGLRAFRPDAHRIAEVAVVDGVTWIDDSKATNTHAAAASLAAYEPVVWIAGGLAKGATFDELVAGAAGRLRAAVLIGQDRELIKDALARHAPDVPVVEAATGQTGAVAMAEVVREAAALAEPGDTVLLAPACASMDMFTNYGERGDLFAAAVNELK, encoded by the coding sequence ATGACCGAGAACCCCGACTGGACCGGCCTGCCGGTCGTGGTGGCCGGCCTCGGCCTGTCGGGCGTCAGCGCCGCGCGCGTGCTGCGCGACCTCGGCGCCGAGGTGACCGTGGTCGACGGCGGCGACGGCCCCGGGCTGCGCGCCAAGGCCGCCGAACTGGAGGCAGTCGGGGTGCGGGTGCGGCTCGGCGACGGCGAGACCCTCCCCGAGGGCACCCGACTGGTCGTCACCTCGCCCGGCTGGGCGCCCGAGAGCCCGCTCTTCACCGAGGCCTCGCTCGCCGACGTGCCGATCTGGGGCGACGTCGAGCTCGCCTGGCGGCTGCGCCGGCCGCTCGCCGCCACCGGCGAACCGGCGCCCTGGCTGGCGGTGACCGGCACCAACGGCAAGACCACCACCGTGCGGATGCTGGCGTCGATCCTCACCGCGGCGGGCAAGCGCACCGCCGCCGTCGGCAACGTCGGCGTCTCCGTGCTCGACGCGGTGCTCGCCGAGGAGCCGTACGACGTCCTCGCGGTGGAGCTCTCCAGCTACCAGCTGCACTGGGCGCCCTCGCTGCGGCCGCACTCCGGCGCGGTCCTCAACCTGGCGCCCGACCACCTGGACTGGCACGGCTCGATGGAGGCGTACGCCGCCGACAAGGGCCGGATCTTCCAGGGCAACCAGGTCGCCTGCGTCTACAACCTCGCCGACCCGATGACCGAGGAACTGGTCCGCGGCGCGGACGTCGAGGAGGGCTGCCGGGCGATCGGCTTCGGGCTCGGCGCGCCCAGCGTCTCCAACCTCGGCGTGGTCGACGGGATCCTGGTCGACCGGGCGTTCGTCGCCGACCGGGCCAAGAACGCCGCCGAGATCGGCGCGGTCGCCGACGTCGACCCGCCCGCCCCGCACAACATCGCCAACGCGCTGGCCGCGGCCGCCCTCGCCCGGGCGTACGGCGTCGACGCCAAGGCCGTCCGGGACGGTCTGCGGGCCTTCCGGCCGGACGCCCACCGGATCGCCGAGGTCGCCGTCGTCGACGGCGTCACCTGGATCGACGACTCCAAGGCCACCAACACGCACGCCGCGGCCGCCTCGCTGGCCGCGTACGAACCGGTGGTGTGGATCGCGGGCGGGCTGGCGAAGGGCGCGACCTTCGACGAGCTGGTCGCCGGGGCGGCCGGGCGGTTGCGCGCCGCCGTGCTGATCGGGCAGGACCGGGAGCTGATCAAGGACGCGCTGGCACGACACGCGCCGGATGTGCCGGTGGTCGAGGCCGCCACCGGCCAGACTGGCGCGGTGGCGATGGCCGAGGTGGTCCGCGAGGCCGCCGCGCTGGCGGAGCCCGGCGACACGGTGCTGCTGGCACCGGCCTGCGCGTCGATGGACATGTTCACCAACTACGGCGAGCGCGGAGACCTCTTCGCCGCCGCGGTGAACGAGCTGAAGTAG
- the murG gene encoding undecaprenyldiphospho-muramoylpentapeptide beta-N-acetylglucosaminyltransferase codes for MHVVLAGGGTAGHIEPAMALADALRRHDPTCGITALGTERGLETRLVPERGYELALIPAVPLPRKPTPELITVPGRLRGTVRAAQDIIERVKADVVVGFGGYVAMPAYLAAKRAGVPIVVHEANARPGLANKIGARYTDFVAVSTPDSKLRDSQYIGIPLRRTIATLDRGGVRPEARHYFGLDQRLPTLLVSGGSQGARRLNETVQAIAPRLQQYGVQILHAVGPKNELPQIDDIPGMPPYRALPYLDRMDLAYAAADMMLCRAGAMTVAELAAVGLPAAFVPLPIGNGEQRLNAQPMVKAGGGLLVDDAELTPDWVLKNVLPVLTDPARLWEMSRAAAEFGRRDADDLLVRMVYQAVEQSRGGRRRD; via the coding sequence GTGCATGTCGTACTCGCCGGCGGCGGGACCGCCGGTCACATCGAGCCGGCCATGGCCCTCGCGGACGCGCTCCGCAGGCACGATCCGACCTGCGGGATCACCGCCCTCGGTACCGAGCGCGGCCTGGAGACCCGGCTGGTGCCCGAGCGCGGCTACGAACTGGCCCTGATCCCGGCCGTTCCGCTGCCCCGCAAGCCGACCCCCGAGCTGATCACCGTTCCGGGCCGGCTGCGCGGCACGGTCCGCGCGGCGCAGGACATCATCGAGCGGGTCAAGGCCGACGTGGTGGTCGGCTTCGGCGGCTACGTGGCGATGCCGGCCTACCTGGCGGCCAAGCGGGCCGGCGTCCCGATCGTGGTGCACGAGGCGAACGCCCGCCCGGGCCTGGCCAACAAGATCGGCGCCCGCTACACCGACTTCGTCGCGGTCTCCACGCCCGACTCCAAGCTGCGCGACTCGCAGTACATCGGCATCCCGCTGCGGCGCACCATCGCGACCCTGGACCGCGGCGGCGTCCGCCCGGAGGCCCGGCACTACTTCGGCCTCGACCAGCGGCTGCCCACCCTGCTGGTGTCCGGTGGCTCGCAGGGCGCCCGGCGGCTGAACGAGACCGTGCAGGCGATCGCGCCGCGGCTGCAGCAGTACGGCGTGCAGATCCTGCACGCGGTCGGCCCGAAGAACGAGCTGCCGCAGATCGACGACATCCCGGGGATGCCGCCGTACCGCGCGCTGCCGTACCTGGACCGGATGGACCTGGCGTACGCCGCCGCCGACATGATGCTCTGCCGGGCCGGCGCGATGACCGTCGCCGAGCTGGCGGCGGTCGGCCTGCCGGCCGCGTTCGTGCCGCTGCCGATCGGCAACGGCGAGCAGCGGCTGAACGCCCAGCCGATGGTGAAGGCGGGCGGCGGCCTGCTGGTGGACGATGCCGAGCTGACCCCGGACTGGGTGCTGAAGAACGTCCTCCCGGTGCTGACCGACCCGGCCCGGCTGTGGGAGATGTCCCGCGCGGCCGCCGAGTTCGGCCGCCGGGACGCCGACGACCTGCTGGTGCGGATGGTGTACCAGGCCGTGGAGCAGTCCCGGGGCGGCCGCCGGCGTGACTGA
- the ftsW gene encoding putative lipid II flippase FtsW produces MPAPPGEKLRLISATTTTFKSAGPVARVRAFRERVGFLLDRPLTPYYLILGSTLLLVVLGLVMVFSASQSVVNDFGLSITFFFRKQLVAFLLGAAIAVVLARMPVRVLRTAVYPLLFGVVAALVLVAIPGIGHKVNGNRNWLSLGFFQLQPSEFAKLALLLWGADLLARKQKNHMLDQWKHLLVPLVPGTVVLMMLIMVGGDMGTTMVLIAMLFALLWMVGAPLRLFGATLGIAVVACTALIITVPHRLDRLGCVGVTKPDPNLNCFQALHGLYAFAAGGPFGSGLGAGVEKWGQLPEAHTDFIFAATGEELGLVGTLSVLGLFAALGYAGIRVALGTKDPFVRYAAGAATAWIMAQAVVNLGSALGLLPIAGVPLPLFSYGGSAMLSAMCAVGVLLCFARSSPGAKAALAARSSTSRLRPVLARVLPRRKTTVRKAARPTRRER; encoded by the coding sequence GTGCCGGCTCCGCCGGGGGAGAAGTTGCGGCTGATCTCCGCGACCACGACCACGTTCAAGTCGGCGGGGCCGGTCGCGCGGGTCCGGGCGTTCCGGGAGCGGGTCGGCTTCCTGCTGGACCGGCCGCTGACCCCGTACTACCTGATCCTCGGCTCCACCCTGCTGCTGGTGGTGCTGGGCCTGGTGATGGTGTTCTCGGCCTCGCAGAGCGTGGTGAACGACTTCGGGCTGTCGATCACGTTCTTCTTCCGCAAGCAGCTGGTGGCGTTCCTGCTCGGCGCGGCGATCGCCGTGGTGCTGGCCCGGATGCCGGTGAGAGTGCTGCGCACCGCCGTCTACCCGCTGCTCTTCGGCGTGGTGGCGGCGCTGGTGCTGGTGGCGATCCCGGGGATCGGGCACAAGGTCAACGGCAACCGGAACTGGCTGAGCCTGGGCTTCTTCCAACTGCAGCCGTCCGAGTTCGCCAAGCTCGCGCTGCTGCTGTGGGGCGCCGACCTGCTGGCCCGCAAGCAGAAGAACCACATGCTCGACCAGTGGAAGCACCTGCTGGTGCCGCTGGTGCCGGGCACGGTGGTGCTGATGATGCTGATCATGGTCGGCGGCGACATGGGCACCACCATGGTGCTGATCGCGATGCTGTTCGCCCTGCTCTGGATGGTCGGCGCACCGCTGCGGCTGTTCGGCGCGACGCTGGGCATCGCGGTGGTGGCGTGCACCGCGCTGATCATCACCGTGCCGCACCGGCTCGACCGGCTGGGCTGCGTCGGCGTCACCAAACCCGATCCGAACCTGAACTGCTTCCAGGCGCTGCACGGCCTGTACGCCTTCGCCGCGGGCGGCCCGTTCGGCTCCGGCCTGGGCGCCGGGGTGGAGAAGTGGGGCCAGCTGCCGGAGGCGCACACCGACTTCATCTTCGCCGCGACGGGCGAGGAACTCGGTCTGGTGGGGACGCTGTCGGTGCTCGGCCTCTTCGCGGCACTAGGCTACGCGGGTATCCGTGTGGCCCTCGGTACGAAGGACCCCTTCGTCAGGTACGCAGCGGGCGCCGCCACCGCGTGGATCATGGCCCAGGCCGTGGTCAACCTGGGGTCGGCGCTCGGGCTCCTCCCCATCGCGGGGGTGCCCCTGCCGCTGTTCTCCTACGGCGGGTCCGCCATGCTGTCGGCCATGTGCGCCGTCGGTGTGCTGCTCTGCTTCGCGCGCAGTTCCCCGGGGGCCAAGGCAGCGCTCGCTGCCCGGAGCTCGACCTCCCGGCTCAGGCCCGTCCTGGCCCGGGTGCTGCCACGACGTAAAACCACAGTGCGCAAGGCCGCCCGGCCGACGCGCAGGGAGCGGTGA
- the pgeF gene encoding peptidoglycan editing factor PgeF, producing the protein MTDRFSSHGAHFAFTDRWGGVSTVPYGELNLGGAVGDDPAHVRENRARAARSLGLDPADVVWMNQVHGADVAVVTARQPDGEAPTVDAAVTDRPLALAVLTADCTPVLLADPVAGVVGAAHAGRPGLAAGVVPAVVRAMVGLGAEPGRITAATGPAVCGRCYEVPAELRAEVAAVVPAAYAETSWGTPALDVAAGVAAQLAEAGVTELVRSSVCTLESTDHFSYRREQRTGRLASYVWLGSDNS; encoded by the coding sequence GTGACTGATCGCTTTTCTTCCCACGGTGCTCACTTCGCCTTCACCGACCGGTGGGGCGGGGTGAGCACCGTGCCGTACGGGGAACTCAACCTCGGCGGCGCCGTCGGCGACGACCCGGCGCACGTCCGGGAGAACCGGGCCCGCGCCGCCCGCTCGCTCGGGCTCGACCCGGCCGACGTGGTCTGGATGAACCAGGTGCACGGCGCGGACGTCGCGGTGGTGACGGCGCGGCAGCCCGACGGCGAGGCGCCGACCGTGGACGCCGCGGTCACCGACCGCCCGCTGGCGCTGGCCGTGCTGACCGCCGACTGCACCCCGGTGCTGCTGGCCGACCCGGTCGCCGGCGTCGTCGGCGCCGCGCACGCCGGCAGGCCCGGCCTCGCCGCCGGGGTCGTCCCGGCCGTGGTCCGGGCGATGGTCGGGCTCGGCGCCGAGCCGGGCCGGATCACCGCCGCCACCGGTCCCGCCGTCTGCGGCCGCTGCTACGAGGTGCCGGCCGAACTGCGCGCCGAGGTCGCCGCCGTCGTCCCGGCCGCGTACGCCGAGACCTCGTGGGGCACCCCCGCACTGGACGTGGCCGCCGGCGTCGCCGCGCAGCTCGCCGAAGCGGGCGTCACCGAGCTGGTGCGATCATCTGTCTGCACCCTTGAGTCGACCGACCACTTCTCCTATCGCCGCGAGCAGCGGACCGGGCGGCTCGCGAGCTACGTCTGGTTGGGCTCCGATAACTCATGA
- the mraY gene encoding phospho-N-acetylmuramoyl-pentapeptide-transferase — protein MKQILFAGMIGLVLSLLGTPALIKLLARHGYGQYIRDDGPKAHHSKKGTPTMGGIAFILATLIAYFTTKAITGESPTASGLLVLFLTVGLGLVGFLDDYIKVVKRRSLGLRAKAKLFGQSFVALAFAVLALQFEDSRGRTPASDHLSFVRDFKWAIGPVLFVLFAYFMIAAMSNGVNLTDGLDGLATGASVMVFGAYTFIGVWEYGQSCAYTISATAGCYDVRDPLDLAVVAAALMGSCFGFLWWNTSPAKIFMGDTGSLALGGALAGLAICSQTELLLALLGGLYVIITLSVIIQVGSFRMTGKRVFKMAPLQHHFELKGWTEVLIVVRFWIIQGLCVAVGLGLFYAGWVTG, from the coding sequence GTGAAGCAGATCCTGTTCGCCGGCATGATCGGCCTGGTGCTCTCCCTCCTGGGCACCCCCGCGCTCATCAAGCTGCTCGCCCGGCACGGCTACGGCCAGTACATCCGGGACGACGGCCCCAAGGCGCACCACAGCAAGAAGGGCACGCCCACCATGGGCGGCATCGCCTTCATCCTGGCGACGCTGATCGCCTACTTCACCACCAAGGCGATAACGGGCGAGTCGCCCACGGCCTCGGGCCTGCTCGTGCTCTTCCTGACGGTGGGCCTGGGCCTGGTCGGCTTCCTGGACGACTACATCAAGGTGGTCAAGCGGCGCTCCCTCGGCCTGCGGGCCAAGGCCAAGCTGTTCGGCCAGTCCTTCGTGGCGCTCGCCTTCGCGGTGCTCGCCCTGCAGTTCGAGGACAGCCGGGGCCGCACCCCGGCCTCCGACCACCTGTCCTTCGTCCGCGACTTCAAGTGGGCGATCGGGCCGGTGCTGTTCGTCCTCTTCGCGTACTTCATGATCGCCGCGATGTCGAACGGCGTGAACCTCACGGACGGCCTGGACGGCCTCGCCACCGGCGCCTCGGTGATGGTCTTCGGCGCCTACACCTTCATCGGCGTGTGGGAGTACGGCCAGTCCTGCGCCTACACCATCAGCGCCACCGCCGGCTGCTACGACGTCCGGGACCCATTGGACCTGGCCGTGGTGGCCGCCGCCCTGATGGGCTCCTGCTTCGGCTTCCTGTGGTGGAACACCTCGCCCGCCAAGATCTTCATGGGTGACACCGGTTCGCTCGCCCTCGGCGGCGCCCTGGCCGGTCTCGCCATCTGCTCCCAGACCGAGCTGCTGCTGGCCCTGCTCGGCGGCCTGTACGTGATCATCACCCTTTCGGTGATCATCCAGGTCGGATCGTTCCGGATGACCGGCAAGCGCGTTTTCAAGATGGCGCCGCTGCAGCACCACTTCGAGCTCAAGGGCTGGACCGAGGTACTGATCGTGGTCCGCTTCTGGATCATCCAGGGCCTGTGCGTCGCCGTCGGACTCGGACTCTTCTACGCGGGATGGGTGACCGGATGA
- the ftsZ gene encoding cell division protein FtsZ yields the protein MAAPQNYLAVIKVVGIGGGGVNAINRMIEVGLKGVEFIAINTDAQALLMSDADVKLDVGRELTRGLGAGANPEVGRKAAEDHREEIEEVLKGADMVFVTAGEGGGTGTGGAPVVANIARSLGALTIGVVTRPFTFEGRRRANQAEDGIAALREQVDTLIVIPNDRLLSISDRQVSVLDAFRSADQVLLSGVQGITDLITTPGLINLDFADVKSVMSDAGSALMGIGSARGEDRAKAAAVMAISSPLLEASIDGARGVLLSISGGSDLGLFEINEAAQLVSEAAHPEANIIFGAVIDDALGDEVRVTVIAAGFDGGQPPAIVREPVVKASSTPAATTPERPAARPSYGSIGSVTSRSEEPARASDAPAPVATTAPPVPPQVQPVRQPFVESPAEELDVPDFLK from the coding sequence GTGGCAGCACCCCAGAACTACCTCGCGGTCATCAAGGTCGTCGGCATCGGCGGCGGTGGTGTCAACGCCATCAACCGGATGATCGAGGTCGGGCTCAAGGGCGTCGAGTTCATCGCGATCAACACCGATGCGCAGGCCCTCCTGATGAGCGACGCCGACGTGAAGCTGGACGTCGGCCGTGAGCTCACCCGCGGCCTCGGCGCCGGAGCCAACCCCGAGGTCGGCCGGAAGGCCGCCGAGGACCACCGCGAGGAGATCGAGGAGGTCCTCAAGGGGGCCGACATGGTCTTCGTCACCGCCGGCGAGGGCGGCGGCACCGGCACCGGCGGCGCGCCCGTCGTGGCCAACATCGCCCGTTCGCTCGGCGCGCTGACCATCGGCGTGGTCACCCGCCCGTTCACCTTCGAGGGCCGCCGCCGCGCCAACCAGGCCGAGGACGGCATCGCCGCGCTGCGCGAGCAGGTCGACACCCTGATCGTGATCCCCAACGACCGGCTGCTCTCCATCTCGGACCGCCAGGTCTCGGTGCTGGACGCGTTCCGCTCCGCCGACCAGGTGCTGCTCTCCGGTGTCCAGGGCATCACCGACCTGATCACCACCCCCGGCCTGATCAACCTGGACTTCGCCGACGTGAAGTCGGTCATGTCGGACGCCGGTTCCGCGCTGATGGGCATCGGCTCCGCGCGCGGCGAGGACCGCGCCAAGGCCGCGGCCGTGATGGCGATCTCCTCCCCGCTGCTGGAGGCGTCCATCGACGGCGCCCGCGGCGTGCTGCTCTCCATCTCCGGCGGCTCGGACCTCGGCCTGTTCGAGATCAACGAGGCGGCCCAGCTGGTCTCCGAGGCGGCCCACCCCGAGGCGAACATCATCTTCGGCGCGGTCATCGACGACGCCCTCGGCGACGAGGTCCGGGTCACCGTGATCGCGGCCGGCTTCGACGGCGGGCAGCCGCCGGCCATCGTCCGCGAGCCGGTGGTGAAGGCCAGCAGCACCCCGGCCGCCACCACCCCGGAGCGCCCGGCCGCCCGGCCCTCGTACGGCTCGATCGGCTCGGTGACCTCCCGCTCGGAGGAGCCGGCCCGCGCCTCCGACGCCCCGGCCCCGGTCGCCACCACCGCGCCGCCGGTGCCGCCGCAGGTGCAGCCGGTGCGCCAGCCGTTCGTGGAGAGCCCCGCCGAGGAGCTCGACGTCCCGGATTTCTTGAAGTAA
- a CDS encoding cell division protein FtsQ/DivIB: MTEARMPEDRLEEEYGEAPRLRLSRRGVLVLGGFAALVVGVLGWLVFFSSALDVRGVAVQGLDSGRLGKDEVSAALGGLREGPLARVDLEEAEKRIAAVPRVAEVEVWRGWPHTLRVKVVERKPVAAIRGADGKFVQVDAGGVEFANEAEPPQGVPVVELQLGQPANDALAVIDRPVLVRAAITVAAGLPPEVAKQAGSLKVLSYDDIRLQLANGATVRWGSADRTGRKAVVLTALLGRKAANYDVSAPDAPAVSG; the protein is encoded by the coding sequence GTGACTGAGGCCCGGATGCCGGAGGACCGGCTGGAGGAGGAGTACGGGGAGGCCCCCCGGCTCCGCCTCTCCCGGCGCGGGGTGCTGGTGCTCGGCGGGTTCGCCGCGCTGGTGGTCGGCGTGCTCGGCTGGCTGGTCTTCTTCTCCTCGGCGCTCGACGTCCGCGGCGTCGCCGTCCAGGGCCTGGACAGCGGGCGGCTCGGGAAGGACGAGGTGAGCGCCGCACTCGGCGGCCTGCGCGAGGGGCCGCTCGCCCGGGTCGACCTGGAGGAGGCCGAGAAGCGGATCGCCGCCGTCCCCCGGGTCGCCGAGGTGGAGGTGTGGCGCGGCTGGCCGCACACCCTGCGGGTGAAGGTGGTCGAGCGCAAGCCGGTCGCGGCGATCCGCGGCGCCGACGGGAAATTCGTCCAGGTCGACGCCGGCGGGGTGGAGTTCGCCAATGAGGCGGAGCCGCCGCAGGGGGTTCCGGTGGTGGAACTGCAGCTCGGTCAGCCTGCGAACGACGCGCTGGCGGTGATCGACCGGCCGGTCCTGGTGCGGGCGGCGATCACGGTGGCGGCGGGCCTCCCGCCGGAGGTCGCCAAGCAGGCGGGATCGCTCAAGGTCCTGTCGTACGACGACATCCGGCTGCAGCTGGCGAACGGCGCGACGGTGCGCTGGGGGAGTGCCGACCGGACCGGGCGCAAGGCGGTGGTGCTGACCGCCCTGTTGGGGCGGAAGGCCGCCAATTATGACGTGAGTGCGCCGGATGCACCGGCTGTGTCGGGATGA